From Fundulus heteroclitus isolate FHET01 unplaced genomic scaffold, MU-UCD_Fhet_4.1 scaffold_42, whole genome shotgun sequence, one genomic window encodes:
- the LOC105917589 gene encoding WD repeat-containing protein 37 isoform X1: MPVESGSSAAARQAKQKRKSHSLSIRRTNSTEQDRPGLQRDLLEGQSSDNLDSFMRVEETKLPLSLRTNLLDLFGQIEREFENLYLENIELRREIESLNDRLAADGQTVEGADLAKGALKTKASHSTSQLSQKLKTTYKASTSKIVSSFKATTSRAVCQLVKEYVGHRDGIWDLSVARTQPVVLGTASADHTAMLWSIETGKCLLKYLGHQGSVNSIKFHPTEQMALTASGDQTAHIWRYLVQLPTPQPVADTVQTPCEDDLDFSDKDDADGEAEGPNDCPSVRVPTTTLRSHQGVVIAADWLVGGKQVVTASWDRAANLYDVETSELVHSLTGHDQELTHCCTHPNQRLVVTSSRDTTFRLWDFRDPSIHSVNVFQGHTDTVTSAVFTVGDNVVSGSDDRTVKVWDLKNMRSPIAAIRTDSAVNRISVSVNQKIIALPHDNRQVRLFDMSGVRLARLPRSNRQGHRRMVCCSAWCEDNTACNLFTCGFDRQAIGWNINIPALLQEK, from the exons ATGCCGGTGGAGAGTGGGAGCAGCGCTGCTGCCCGCCAGGCCAAGCAGAAGAGGAAGTCTCACAGCCTGTCCATCCGCAGGACCAACAGCACGGAGCAGGACCGGCCGGGCCTGCAGAGGGACCTGCTGGAGGGACAG TCTTCTGATAATCTGGACTCCTTCATGAGAGTGGAG GAGACCAAACTGCCTCTGTCACTCAGGACCAATCTGTTGGACCTGTTCGGTCAGATCGAGAGGGAGTTTGAAAACCTCTACCTGGAAAACATCGAAT TACGCAGAGAAATCGAGTCCCTGAACGATCGTTTGGCTGCAGACGGACAAACGGTGGAGGGAGCAGATTTAGCTAAAGGAGCCCTTAAAACAAAAg CGAGTCACAGCACCAGTCAGCTGTCTCAGAAACTGAAGACGACCTACAAGGCGTCCACAAGCAAG ATCGTGTCCAGTTTCAAAGCAACCACATCCAGGGCAGTTTGCCAGCTGGTCAAGGAGTATGTTGGCCACAGGGACGGCATCTGGGACCTCAGCGTCGCAAGGACCCAACCTGTGGTGCTCGGGACCGCATCTGCAG ACCACACTGCTATGCTGTGGAGCATTGAGACCGGAAAGTGCCTCCTCAAATACCTGGGCCATCAAGGATCAG TCAACTCCATCAAGTTCCACCCCACTGAACAGATGGCTCTGACAG CCTCTGGAGATCAGACGGCGCACATCTGGAGATACCTGGTGCAGCTTCCTACTCCCCAGCCTGTTGCTGACACTGTT CAGACGCCCTGCGAGGACGACCTGGACTTCTCAGATAAAGACGACGCGGACGGCGAGGCGGAGGGGCCGAACGACTGCCCTTCGGTCCGCGTACCGACCACGACGCTCCGCAGCCATCAGGGCGTGGTGATCGCTGCTGATTGGCTAGTGGGGGGCAAACAGGTGGTGACGGCTTCCTGGGACCGAGCCGCCAACTTGTACGACGTGGAGACCTCAGAGTTGGTCCACTCGCTGACCG GTCATGATCAGGAGCTGACCCACTGCTGCACGCACCCCAACCAGCGCCTGGTGGTCACGTCATCCAGGGACACCACCTTCAGGCTGTGGGACTTCAGAGACCCGTCCATCCACTCCGTCAACGTCTTCCAGGGACACACAGA CACGGTGACGTCCGCCGTCTTCACTGTGGGAGATAACGTGGTGTCAGGCAGCGACGATCGGACCGTCAAAGTGTGGGACCTGAAGAACATGAGGTCGCCCATAGCAGCCATCCGCACCGACTCTGCTGTCAACAG GATCAGCGTGTCGGTGAACCAGAAGATCATCGCTCTTCCTCACGACAATCGGCAGGTCCGACTGTTCGACATGTCCGGAGTTCGTCTGGCTCGACTCCCGCGGAGCAACAGACAG
- the LOC105917589 gene encoding WD repeat-containing protein 37 isoform X2: MPVESGSSAAARQAKQKRKSHSLSIRRTNSTEQDRPGLQRDLLEGQSSDNLDSFMRVEETKLPLSLRTNLLDLFGQIEREFENLYLENIELRREIESLNDRLAADGQTVEGADLAKGALKTKASHSTSQLSQKLKTTYKASTSKIVSSFKATTSRAVCQLVKEYVGHRDGIWDLSVARTQPVVLGTASADHTAMLWSIETGKCLLKYLGHQGSVNSIKFHPTEQMALTASGDQTAHIWRYLVQLPTPQPVADTVTPCEDDLDFSDKDDADGEAEGPNDCPSVRVPTTTLRSHQGVVIAADWLVGGKQVVTASWDRAANLYDVETSELVHSLTGHDQELTHCCTHPNQRLVVTSSRDTTFRLWDFRDPSIHSVNVFQGHTDTVTSAVFTVGDNVVSGSDDRTVKVWDLKNMRSPIAAIRTDSAVNRISVSVNQKIIALPHDNRQVRLFDMSGVRLARLPRSNRQGHRRMVCCSAWCEDNTACNLFTCGFDRQAIGWNINIPALLQEK; this comes from the exons ATGCCGGTGGAGAGTGGGAGCAGCGCTGCTGCCCGCCAGGCCAAGCAGAAGAGGAAGTCTCACAGCCTGTCCATCCGCAGGACCAACAGCACGGAGCAGGACCGGCCGGGCCTGCAGAGGGACCTGCTGGAGGGACAG TCTTCTGATAATCTGGACTCCTTCATGAGAGTGGAG GAGACCAAACTGCCTCTGTCACTCAGGACCAATCTGTTGGACCTGTTCGGTCAGATCGAGAGGGAGTTTGAAAACCTCTACCTGGAAAACATCGAAT TACGCAGAGAAATCGAGTCCCTGAACGATCGTTTGGCTGCAGACGGACAAACGGTGGAGGGAGCAGATTTAGCTAAAGGAGCCCTTAAAACAAAAg CGAGTCACAGCACCAGTCAGCTGTCTCAGAAACTGAAGACGACCTACAAGGCGTCCACAAGCAAG ATCGTGTCCAGTTTCAAAGCAACCACATCCAGGGCAGTTTGCCAGCTGGTCAAGGAGTATGTTGGCCACAGGGACGGCATCTGGGACCTCAGCGTCGCAAGGACCCAACCTGTGGTGCTCGGGACCGCATCTGCAG ACCACACTGCTATGCTGTGGAGCATTGAGACCGGAAAGTGCCTCCTCAAATACCTGGGCCATCAAGGATCAG TCAACTCCATCAAGTTCCACCCCACTGAACAGATGGCTCTGACAG CCTCTGGAGATCAGACGGCGCACATCTGGAGATACCTGGTGCAGCTTCCTACTCCCCAGCCTGTTGCTGACACTGTT ACGCCCTGCGAGGACGACCTGGACTTCTCAGATAAAGACGACGCGGACGGCGAGGCGGAGGGGCCGAACGACTGCCCTTCGGTCCGCGTACCGACCACGACGCTCCGCAGCCATCAGGGCGTGGTGATCGCTGCTGATTGGCTAGTGGGGGGCAAACAGGTGGTGACGGCTTCCTGGGACCGAGCCGCCAACTTGTACGACGTGGAGACCTCAGAGTTGGTCCACTCGCTGACCG GTCATGATCAGGAGCTGACCCACTGCTGCACGCACCCCAACCAGCGCCTGGTGGTCACGTCATCCAGGGACACCACCTTCAGGCTGTGGGACTTCAGAGACCCGTCCATCCACTCCGTCAACGTCTTCCAGGGACACACAGA CACGGTGACGTCCGCCGTCTTCACTGTGGGAGATAACGTGGTGTCAGGCAGCGACGATCGGACCGTCAAAGTGTGGGACCTGAAGAACATGAGGTCGCCCATAGCAGCCATCCGCACCGACTCTGCTGTCAACAG GATCAGCGTGTCGGTGAACCAGAAGATCATCGCTCTTCCTCACGACAATCGGCAGGTCCGACTGTTCGACATGTCCGGAGTTCGTCTGGCTCGACTCCCGCGGAGCAACAGACAG
- the LOC105917589 gene encoding WD repeat-containing protein 37 isoform X3 translates to MPVESGSSAAARQAKQKRKSHSLSIRRTNSTEQDRPGLQRDLLEGQETKLPLSLRTNLLDLFGQIEREFENLYLENIELRREIESLNDRLAADGQTVEGADLAKGALKTKASHSTSQLSQKLKTTYKASTSKIVSSFKATTSRAVCQLVKEYVGHRDGIWDLSVARTQPVVLGTASADHTAMLWSIETGKCLLKYLGHQGSVNSIKFHPTEQMALTASGDQTAHIWRYLVQLPTPQPVADTVQTPCEDDLDFSDKDDADGEAEGPNDCPSVRVPTTTLRSHQGVVIAADWLVGGKQVVTASWDRAANLYDVETSELVHSLTGHDQELTHCCTHPNQRLVVTSSRDTTFRLWDFRDPSIHSVNVFQGHTDTVTSAVFTVGDNVVSGSDDRTVKVWDLKNMRSPIAAIRTDSAVNRISVSVNQKIIALPHDNRQVRLFDMSGVRLARLPRSNRQGHRRMVCCSAWCEDNTACNLFTCGFDRQAIGWNINIPALLQEK, encoded by the exons ATGCCGGTGGAGAGTGGGAGCAGCGCTGCTGCCCGCCAGGCCAAGCAGAAGAGGAAGTCTCACAGCCTGTCCATCCGCAGGACCAACAGCACGGAGCAGGACCGGCCGGGCCTGCAGAGGGACCTGCTGGAGGGACAG GAGACCAAACTGCCTCTGTCACTCAGGACCAATCTGTTGGACCTGTTCGGTCAGATCGAGAGGGAGTTTGAAAACCTCTACCTGGAAAACATCGAAT TACGCAGAGAAATCGAGTCCCTGAACGATCGTTTGGCTGCAGACGGACAAACGGTGGAGGGAGCAGATTTAGCTAAAGGAGCCCTTAAAACAAAAg CGAGTCACAGCACCAGTCAGCTGTCTCAGAAACTGAAGACGACCTACAAGGCGTCCACAAGCAAG ATCGTGTCCAGTTTCAAAGCAACCACATCCAGGGCAGTTTGCCAGCTGGTCAAGGAGTATGTTGGCCACAGGGACGGCATCTGGGACCTCAGCGTCGCAAGGACCCAACCTGTGGTGCTCGGGACCGCATCTGCAG ACCACACTGCTATGCTGTGGAGCATTGAGACCGGAAAGTGCCTCCTCAAATACCTGGGCCATCAAGGATCAG TCAACTCCATCAAGTTCCACCCCACTGAACAGATGGCTCTGACAG CCTCTGGAGATCAGACGGCGCACATCTGGAGATACCTGGTGCAGCTTCCTACTCCCCAGCCTGTTGCTGACACTGTT CAGACGCCCTGCGAGGACGACCTGGACTTCTCAGATAAAGACGACGCGGACGGCGAGGCGGAGGGGCCGAACGACTGCCCTTCGGTCCGCGTACCGACCACGACGCTCCGCAGCCATCAGGGCGTGGTGATCGCTGCTGATTGGCTAGTGGGGGGCAAACAGGTGGTGACGGCTTCCTGGGACCGAGCCGCCAACTTGTACGACGTGGAGACCTCAGAGTTGGTCCACTCGCTGACCG GTCATGATCAGGAGCTGACCCACTGCTGCACGCACCCCAACCAGCGCCTGGTGGTCACGTCATCCAGGGACACCACCTTCAGGCTGTGGGACTTCAGAGACCCGTCCATCCACTCCGTCAACGTCTTCCAGGGACACACAGA CACGGTGACGTCCGCCGTCTTCACTGTGGGAGATAACGTGGTGTCAGGCAGCGACGATCGGACCGTCAAAGTGTGGGACCTGAAGAACATGAGGTCGCCCATAGCAGCCATCCGCACCGACTCTGCTGTCAACAG GATCAGCGTGTCGGTGAACCAGAAGATCATCGCTCTTCCTCACGACAATCGGCAGGTCCGACTGTTCGACATGTCCGGAGTTCGTCTGGCTCGACTCCCGCGGAGCAACAGACAG